The Arachis hypogaea cultivar Tifrunner chromosome 19, arahy.Tifrunner.gnm2.J5K5, whole genome shotgun sequence genome has a window encoding:
- the LOC112778521 gene encoding uncharacterized protein — MLRACVLDQPAIWDRYMPLVEFVYNNRYHASIGMAPYEALYGRKCKYLLCWMLTTQSHQKSYADQRPKPLEFEEGDHAFLKVTPMIGVGRAIKTKKLNPRYIIQLMEDLTLPVTPVRIDDMSIKRLRGKEVSLVKVAWSRAGIEDHTWELESEMRTDYPHLFSGN, encoded by the exons ATGTTGAGGGCTTGTGTTCTAGATCAGCCGGCGatctgggatcggtatatgccactaGTGGAGTTTGTGTACAATAATAgataccatgcgagcatcggaatggctccatatgaggctctgtatgggagAAAATGCAAATATCTGCTATGCTG GATGCTCACTACTCAGAGCCATCAGAAGAGTTACGCTGATCAGAGGCCGAAGCCCTTagagtttgaggaaggagaccatgctttccttaaggttactccaatGATAGGAGTGGGTAGAGCGATTAAGACAAAGAAgctgaatcctcgatacatca tCCAGTTAATGGAAGATTTGACTCTGCCGGTgactccagtcagaattgatgatatgAGTATTAAACGGTTGCGTgggaaagaggtttcattagtcaaagtggcttggagtcgtgCCGGTATTGAGGatcacacttgggaacttgagtcagagATGCGAACGGACTACCCGCAcctattctcaggtaactga